TAAGTCCGCTCAGATCAGCAGTGACAGGACCGGCAACTACATCCACATCGGCACCCATCTCAAGAGCTTTTCTCGCTATTGCAGCCCCCATCTTTCCGCTTGAACGGTTAGATATAAAACGTACAGGGTCGATAGGCTCAACCGTTGGTCCCGCAGTAACCAAAACCCTGATGCCGGCAAGAATCTTATCAGCAAAAAGGTATTCGATTATATCTTCAGGTTCAGACATACGTCCTTTACCGGAAGCTTTACATGCCATCTCGCCCACTCCAGGTTCAATGATTCTGTGCCCCATACGAAGGAGTCTTCTCATATTTTCCTGAGTGGTGAAATCTGCATACATATCAACATTCATAGCCGGGGCAAAAATGATCGGCTTCTGAAATACAAGGGCAGTAGATGTCAGCAGGTTATCTGATATCCCATAAGCAATCTTCGCCATTGTATTTGCTGTGGCAGGAGCAATAACAAATTCGTCCGCCCAGCCGGCGAGGTCTATATGCTCTATTATATCCGGAGCAAGCCCCGGGTCAAATTCACCAGTATAAGCTCTGTGTCTGGTTATCGTTTCAAAAGTAAGCGGAGTAATGAACTTGCAGGCGTTATCTGTCATAATGACACGCACATCGTGCCCCGCCTTCATTAACAGCCTGCATAAAGTAATAGTTTTGTAGCAGGCAATACCGCCCGCAACGCCTATTAAATAGTTACTCATGTTCCAGTAAAGCTTCTTCTGCCAGCTCTTCTTCAGACGCTACTCTTTCGAATACTATCTGGTGTCTGATTATTTCATCAAGAGCAGTAGTTGTCACTTTGCTGTGGTCATTGTTTTGTCTGGGAGCAGAACCTTCTGTAGGTGCATTCAGCTCTCTTGCTCTGAGACCGGCAATGTGAACCAGTTTAAAGCGGCTGTGAAGATTGTCCTGTTTTATTATCTTTTCAATATCAAGTAATGGCACTTAGTCTACCTCCATAATGTCTTCAATTGTTTCTATAGTATCAGCCTTGAGGTGCTCTGCGATATATACCGCTTCCAGCTCGTTTGTGGCTTTGTTGATCTCGCTGTTTACAATAATATAGTCATACTCATGGATATGTCGAATTTCTTCTCTGGCATTATCCAGCCTGACTTTCATAATCTCTTCGCTTTCAGTGCGTCTGTTTACAAGCCTTGTCCGCAAGTCTTTCATAGAAGGTGCGGTGATAAAAATATATATGCCGTAATCAAGCTTTTCCCGAAGCTGACGTGCCCCTTTCGGGTCGATATCAAGCAGAACATCTCTGCCTGTGCCGAGTATCTCTTCCACACGAATTCTGGATGTGCCGTAATAATTACCGTGCACCTGTGCCCATTCGAGAAACTCATCTCTGTCTATCATACCCTTAAAAGCCGTTTCGTCTACAAAGTAATAATCTTCGGTGTCTGTTTCATCGTGGCGTGGTTTTCTCGTGGTGTAGGAGACAGAATAACCTATTGTATCGAATCTGCCTAGCAATCTATTACATAAAGTTGTCTTTCCTGCACCGCTGGGGGCACTAACGACAAATAACTTGCCTTTATTAAACCTCATACCAGATTCTGAACCTGTTCTCTGATTTTTTCAATCTCGCTTTTAGCTTCCACAACATTATTAATGATAGCTGTTTTCCCGCTTTTGGAGCCGATAGTATTAAACTCACGGTTCAGCTCCTGACACATAAAGTCAAGTTTTTTACCACATGCTTCTTCGGTTGTCATTATTTTTACGAACTGTTCGACGTGAGAATCTATACGGGTGATCTCTTCCTGAATGTCAGCTTTTTCACCCATAACAGCAGCTTCCTGTATTATCCGTTCTTCGTCAGTAACCCCCAGCTCGTTGATACGTTTGGTGAAACGCTCTTTCCAGTATTCAAAGACACCCGCTCTGTTTGCGTCTATCTCTTTTGCAATATTCTTAATAGTTTCGAGACGTTCACGCATATCAGCAGCGAGGTTTTCACCCTCTTTGCCACGCATGTCATTGAGATTTTCAGCACATTCTTTTACTGCATTCAGGACAAATTCACCGAGCTTTTCACCGACATCGTCAGTCTCTTCGGATTCGAGAATGTCATTAAAGCTGAGAACATGCTCAAGCTTGACTTCGCCCTCAATGCCGAATTTATTTTTAAGATCTGCAAAAACAGACATATAGCTTGCCACAGCCTCTTCTCTCAATACGGGCTTGTATTGCTGTTTTTTGAGTTTGAGGTCAATGTTGATATCAACTTTTCCCCTTACCAAAATGTCTTTTACGATATTTTTAAGGTTAATTTCTATGAAGTTAAAAAGTCTCGGCATCCTTACGTTACTGTCGAAATACCTGCTGTTAACAGATTTCATCTCAACTTTCAGGTCACAGAGATCATTTCCTGTGATAAGCTTTCCGTATCCTGTCATGCTTTTAGCGGTCATATGTTACATCCGTTTTTTTTGACTGCGCTTTAAAAGTGTTTCTTTTTTAACACTGAGGCGTATGATAAGATTAACATTGCCCGCACAGTTTTTAGGGTCTAAAATGATAACGAATATGCTGAGGGAGGTCAATATGTTTCATCCGGCAATTATACTTGTCTTGCTGGTTTTGATTGTGTTTGTGAATTCAGTTAAGATACTGAAAGAATACGAAAGAGGCGTTGTTCTGCGTCTGGGACGCTTTGTCAGTGTCCGTGGTCCCGGTTTGATAATCCTTATCCCATGGCTGGAAAAAATGACAAAAGTCAGCCTTAGAACTGTTGTAATGGATGTTCCTCCGCAGGATGTCATTACAAAAGATAACGTCAGCGTTAAAGTCAACGCTGTACTTTATTTCCGGGCTATTGAGCCGGATAAAGCAATATTAGAAGTGGATGACTACTTCTTTGCCACAAGTCAGCTTTCCCAGACAACTCTCAGGAGCATTCTGGGGCAGTTTGAGCTGGACGACCTCTTAAGCGAAAGAGATACGATAAATCAGAAGCTTCAGGATGTTATCGACAGTCAGACAGACCCTTGGGGTGTTAAAATAAGCGCTGTGGAGATAAAACATATCGATCTGCCCACAGAAATGCAGAGAGCTATGGCAAAACAGGCGGAAGCAGAAAGAGAAAGACGGGCGAAGATTATCGCTGCCGAGGGAGAGCTTCAGGCATCCCAGAAACTGCACGAGGCATCAGAAATTATGTCCCAAAACCCTGTAACCATCCAGATCAGATATCTCCAGACCTTGAATCAGATAGCTTCCGACAGAACAAATACTATTGTTTTTCCGTTCGGATTAGATAAAATCCAGGAAATGTTCAAGAAATAAACTCAACAAGGGGTGCTTGCCACCCCTTTTGTTTTTCTCCATAGTCATTAGTTATTAAAAATCATTCAACCAAAGTAGTTTATAACCACACAAAGATACAAAAACGTCATTGCGAACTCGCCAGAGTGAAGCAATCTATAACTACCAGAAACATTCCACAAGGTAAGATTGCTTCGTCATGCTACTCCTCGCAAAGACAAAAGCACGTCATTGCGAACTCGTCAGAGTGAAGTAATCTATAACCACCAGAAACATTCTCACAGGATAAGATTGCTTCGTCATGTTATTCCTCGCAAAGACACAAAGACGTCATTGCGAACTCGCAGAGTGAAGCAATCTGCAACCACTAGAAACGTCCCACAAGACAAGATTGCTTCGTCATGCTATTCCTCGCAAAGACAAAAGCACGTCATTGCGAACTCGACAGAGTGAAGCAATCTGCAAAAACATAATCATTATACTTTAAACTCTATAGATATTTTCAATAATTGTAATTTCTTCTTCAATTTTTCTGATAATGTGTTATGTATAGACCGTTTAAACATATACATTTATATAAACATATTTTAAATAGGAGCCAATTCATGAGCCAGGTAAACACAGAAGTCTACATTCAGGACTGGAATGAGCGTGAAGACATCGCATCGCAGATGGTTCCCCTCATCACAAAGTTATACAAAGAGAGGGGTGTCGTAACACGTCTTTTCAGCCAATCTCTTTTCCGTAAAGATCCGGTAAACATTCTTAAGTCCCACAGGTTTTCCCGCCTGATAATCGAACATGAAATATCTGTCAGGGAAACATTCCCTATCCTTCAGGCTCTTGCCGAGATGGAACTCTGCCCGTGTACAATAGACATCGGTCGTCTGTATGCAAAATACGAAAAAACAGATAAGTCTGAACCAGTGGGTATCTTCGTACAAAAAGAGCTTGCAAACATCAATACTGGTATTGATGACCACAGAGAAGACAGAGATGTTGTCCTTTACGGTTTCGGACGCATAGGAAGGCTCCTTGCAAGAATACTAGTTAACCGTTCAGGAGCTTCAAAAGGGCTGCGCCTCAGAGCTGTTGTTGTCCGCAATACAGCCAAAAAGGATCTCGCGAAAAGAGCAAGCCTCCTTCGCAGAGACTCTGTTCACGGAGCTTTCGACGGAACAATTATTGTCGTCGATGAAGAAGATGCAATCATCGTGAACGGCAACTACATCAAATTCATCTTCGCAGACAGCCCCGAGGAGGTGGACTATACAGCTCACGGTATCGACAGAGCCATACTCATCGACAACACCGGTAAATGGAGAGACGAGGAAGGACTTTCCAAACACCTGAAGTCAAAAGGTGTCGATAAAGTTGTCCTCACAGCACCGGGCAAAGGTGATCTGCCGAACATAGTTTACGGCATAAACCAGCATGTTATCAAAGAGGAAGACAGAATAATCACGGCTGCCAGCTGTACAACTAATGCAATAGCACCAACACTTAAAGTTATAAATGACAAATTCGGCATAGTTAACGGACATGTTGAAACATGTCACTCATTTACCAATGACCAGAACCTTATAGACAACTATCACAAAAGTGACAGACGGGGGAGAAGTGCACCTCTCAACATGGTAATAACCGAAACCGGTGCAGCAAAAGCGGTTGCGAAAACACTTCCGGAGCTTGCAGGCAAACTGACAGGAAATGCTATACGCGTCCCCACACCAAACGTCTCTCTGGCTATACTGAACCTTACTCTCAGCAAGGAAACCACAAAGGAAGAGATGAACACTTTCCTCAGAGACAAGTCACTTGATTCTGTGAACTCTGATCAGATAGGTTATGTAAACTCTCCGGAAATAGTTTCAAGCGATTTTGTGGGAAACAAGTTTTCAGGAATAGTTGACGGTCTTGCTACGATAGTTGACGGGAGCAGAGCTGTTGTCTATGTCTGGTATGACAACGAATACGGGTACAGCCGTCAGGTTAACCGTATTGCGGAATACCTTTGCGGACTCCGCCTGAAAACATACCCTGAAAGATACTGAGACAGTAATCAGAAACTAACCTGTAAATTTACTACAGGACGCTGAAAATAGTATACAGGAGCCGGTACTTTCATGTGTCGGCTCTTTTTTTCATATCCTGCTTGCAAATTTCTATAAAATCCGTAAAATTCTTTCTGTTTGTCTGACACTATTATATGTTAGAATCATAAAGTTAATAACCCTACACAAGGGCGAGGTTTAGTTAATGAATAAAGCTTATCTTGTACTCTCCGACGGAACTGTTTTTGAAGGTCAGAGCTTCGGCGCAGAAGCCACTAAGACAGGGGAAGTTGTTTTCAACACTTCTATGTCCGGCTATCAGGAGATACTCACAGACCCGTCTTACTACGGTCAGATGGTGACAATGACATATCCGCTGATAGGAAACTCTGGCATAAACAGCGAAGATTTCGAATCTGACAATGTCTGGCTTTCTGCTTTCATAGTGAAGGAATACAGCCAGCTTTACAGCAACTATCGTGCTGATAAATCTCTTGGCGATTTTTTAAAGGAACAAGGTGTCATCGGCATCGAAGGTATTGATACACGTATGCTTGTACGCCACATCCGCGAACAGGGCTCTATGAATGCTGTCCTGAGTACTGAGATTGATGATATAGACAATCTTAAAAAGATGGCAGCGGCAATACCAAGTATTGAAGGTCAGGACTACGTTAAAGAAGTTACATGTAAAAAGCCCTATGAGTGGACACAGAAAACATGGACTATTGAAAACGGATACACTGACTGCACTGCCCCGAAAAGACATATTGTCGCAATAGATTTCGGCATAAAAAAGAATATTCTACGCTATTTTGCAGATATGGATTGTAAAGTTACCGTTGTCCCTGCTGACACTCCTTTCAGCGAAATTGAAAAGCTAAACCCTGACGGTGTCTTTCTTTCAAATGGTCCCGGAGACCCGGAACCGATCGTTTACGGCATTGAAACAGCCAGAATGGTACTTGAGAAATATCCGACATTCGGCATCTGCCTGGGCAACCAGATACTCGGTCTTGCCCTCGGTGGAAAAACATATAAGCTCAAATTCGGTCACCACGGCGGAAACCAGCCGGTAAAAGACCTCGAGACAGGCAAAGTTGAGATAACACCACAGAACCACTGTTTTGCTGTGGACGTTGACAGCCTTGGCGACAGGGTCGAGGTTACACATGTCAACCTTAACGATAACACAGTCGAAGGGCTGCGCCATAAAGACTATCCGCTCTTTTCTGTGCAGTACCACCCAGAAAACGGCCCCGGACCACAGGATGCGGCATATCTTTTTAAGCGTTTTATCGAAATGATTGATAATAACAAATAATAATGTATAAAATATTCGGTCTTGCCGTCATACTGGCGGCTTTCCTTTTAACTTCCATTGCAGGGTATTGGATAATCCAGTGTGAAAAATTTCTGGACAATACCATTGTGACAGTTGAGCTGAATATTGAGCAAAATGAAACTTTTAACGGTCTTTATAAAAGACTTTTCGCACATCTGGATACTCCGCCTTTTTTCAGACTGTATCTCATCAAAAAAGTTAAACTAGACAGAAATATTAAATACGGATACTACCGTGCCGACAAACTCCCCGTCAGACGCATTGTTGATGCCATAATGAAAGGACGACAGTCCACAATAAAGGTCACCATCCCCGAAGGCTATAATATGTATGACGTGGCAAACAGAATGTCTGAACGGATAGTTGAGAGTCCCGGAGAATTTCTGAAGACGGTTAAAGATAAAACATACATTAAAAACCTTACCGGTATGGGGTACCAGACCCTTGAGGGATTTCTCTATCCTGACACATATTTCTTCTCCCCAAAGTCCGAACCGCAGTATGTCATATCTGCGATGTATCAGGCTTTTCTTAAATCACTCCCAGAGCATTTCGACGAGAAAGCAGAAAAGCTCGGACTCACAAGATATCAGGCTGTCATACTGGCATCTATAATACAGAAAGAGACATATGACCCTCTGGAAGCTCC
This window of the Denitrovibrio acetiphilus DSM 12809 genome carries:
- the coaBC gene encoding bifunctional phosphopantothenoylcysteine decarboxylase/phosphopantothenate--cysteine ligase CoaBC, which translates into the protein MSNYLIGVAGGIACYKTITLCRLLMKAGHDVRVIMTDNACKFITPLTFETITRHRAYTGEFDPGLAPDIIEHIDLAGWADEFVIAPATANTMAKIAYGISDNLLTSTALVFQKPIIFAPAMNVDMYADFTTQENMRRLLRMGHRIIEPGVGEMACKASGKGRMSEPEDIIEYLFADKILAGIRVLVTAGPTVEPIDPVRFISNRSSGKMGAAIARKALEMGADVDVVAGPVTADLSGLKVTSVQTATEMLNAVKDKLGNSDILIMAAAVADYRPADYSDIKIKKTADDMNIRLEKNPDILINIAPLKKDMQVFTGFAAESNDVRENALKKLEAKKLDFIVANDISRQDIGFETEDNEVSMFFSDGTAVDSGKLPKSGVAEIILEKAYDIFRKKNGTL
- the rpoZ gene encoding DNA-directed RNA polymerase subunit omega, whose product is MPLLDIEKIIKQDNLHSRFKLVHIAGLRARELNAPTEGSAPRQNNDHSKVTTTALDEIIRHQIVFERVASEEELAEEALLEHE
- the gmk gene encoding guanylate kinase, which produces MRFNKGKLFVVSAPSGAGKTTLCNRLLGRFDTIGYSVSYTTRKPRHDETDTEDYYFVDETAFKGMIDRDEFLEWAQVHGNYYGTSRIRVEEILGTGRDVLLDIDPKGARQLREKLDYGIYIFITAPSMKDLRTRLVNRRTESEEIMKVRLDNAREEIRHIHEYDYIIVNSEINKATNELEAVYIAEHLKADTIETIEDIMEVD
- a CDS encoding YicC/YloC family endoribonuclease; this encodes MTAKSMTGYGKLITGNDLCDLKVEMKSVNSRYFDSNVRMPRLFNFIEINLKNIVKDILVRGKVDINIDLKLKKQQYKPVLREEAVASYMSVFADLKNKFGIEGEVKLEHVLSFNDILESEETDDVGEKLGEFVLNAVKECAENLNDMRGKEGENLAADMRERLETIKNIAKEIDANRAGVFEYWKERFTKRINELGVTDEERIIQEAAVMGEKADIQEEITRIDSHVEQFVKIMTTEEACGKKLDFMCQELNREFNTIGSKSGKTAIINNVVEAKSEIEKIREQVQNLV
- a CDS encoding slipin family protein, which translates into the protein MFHPAIILVLLVLIVFVNSVKILKEYERGVVLRLGRFVSVRGPGLIILIPWLEKMTKVSLRTVVMDVPPQDVITKDNVSVKVNAVLYFRAIEPDKAILEVDDYFFATSQLSQTTLRSILGQFELDDLLSERDTINQKLQDVIDSQTDPWGVKISAVEIKHIDLPTEMQRAMAKQAEAERERRAKIIAAEGELQASQKLHEASEIMSQNPVTIQIRYLQTLNQIASDRTNTIVFPFGLDKIQEMFKK
- a CDS encoding glyceraldehyde-3-phosphate dehydrogenase; this encodes MSQVNTEVYIQDWNEREDIASQMVPLITKLYKERGVVTRLFSQSLFRKDPVNILKSHRFSRLIIEHEISVRETFPILQALAEMELCPCTIDIGRLYAKYEKTDKSEPVGIFVQKELANINTGIDDHREDRDVVLYGFGRIGRLLARILVNRSGASKGLRLRAVVVRNTAKKDLAKRASLLRRDSVHGAFDGTIIVVDEEDAIIVNGNYIKFIFADSPEEVDYTAHGIDRAILIDNTGKWRDEEGLSKHLKSKGVDKVVLTAPGKGDLPNIVYGINQHVIKEEDRIITAASCTTNAIAPTLKVINDKFGIVNGHVETCHSFTNDQNLIDNYHKSDRRGRSAPLNMVITETGAAKAVAKTLPELAGKLTGNAIRVPTPNVSLAILNLTLSKETTKEEMNTFLRDKSLDSVNSDQIGYVNSPEIVSSDFVGNKFSGIVDGLATIVDGSRAVVYVWYDNEYGYSRQVNRIAEYLCGLRLKTYPERY
- the carA gene encoding glutamine-hydrolyzing carbamoyl-phosphate synthase small subunit, producing MNKAYLVLSDGTVFEGQSFGAEATKTGEVVFNTSMSGYQEILTDPSYYGQMVTMTYPLIGNSGINSEDFESDNVWLSAFIVKEYSQLYSNYRADKSLGDFLKEQGVIGIEGIDTRMLVRHIREQGSMNAVLSTEIDDIDNLKKMAAAIPSIEGQDYVKEVTCKKPYEWTQKTWTIENGYTDCTAPKRHIVAIDFGIKKNILRYFADMDCKVTVVPADTPFSEIEKLNPDGVFLSNGPGDPEPIVYGIETARMVLEKYPTFGICLGNQILGLALGGKTYKLKFGHHGGNQPVKDLETGKVEITPQNHCFAVDVDSLGDRVEVTHVNLNDNTVEGLRHKDYPLFSVQYHPENGPGPQDAAYLFKRFIEMIDNNK
- the mltG gene encoding endolytic transglycosylase MltG, yielding MYKIFGLAVILAAFLLTSIAGYWIIQCEKFLDNTIVTVELNIEQNETFNGLYKRLFAHLDTPPFFRLYLIKKVKLDRNIKYGYYRADKLPVRRIVDAIMKGRQSTIKVTIPEGYNMYDVANRMSERIVESPGEFLKTVKDKTYIKNLTGMGYQTLEGFLYPDTYFFSPKSEPQYVISAMYQAFLKSLPEHFDEKAEKLGLTRYQAVILASIIQKETYDPLEAPLIASVFHNRMKYRMRLQADPTIIYGLYPEFDGNIRKTDLRDRSNPYNTYKINGLPPTPICSPSIVALEAAVNPADTKYLYFVADKERKHIFSTNYDEHMRQVYYHQKLNR